A genomic region of Azospirillum sp. TSH58 contains the following coding sequences:
- a CDS encoding TonB-dependent siderophore receptor translates to MIPRCAGLLFGGLALGWSVLAAPPAALSDPVQPAAQDMPLNIPALPLGAALTRFGQQTGLQILYSPDLVSDRRSRALAGRMAPATALAELLGGTGLTFDLRDGMATIGRPPETADVLPALRVEGRPPPTGRTASLASPDRSVGRTETPVEDLPQGISVVTRADLDRRDVQDINGALAYSAGVRPVDYPGGQGAIDVYVRGFRQSSESVLIDGLRSGYNPYGLEYEPFGVERVEVLKGPASAIYGAMPPGGAIALTSKRPTDQPLHRLQLQGGSHDRRQVTADLGDRIDAEGSLRYRLTALSRRSGTQVDHTPDDRLYVAPALSWSAGEDTEITVLASLLDFRKMGAEQSFPASGTVLDNPYGRLDSSLFLGYPGVSSYRSRTLSAGYEVRHALSGDWTLHHSLRHSRSRVGYRWSWADSGALEADRYYRFGLQDRPKTSSTLLADANLQGSVTTGPLRHSLLAGVDHAHYRVHETRRNGTVANPIDVFAPVYGGPYAWDAALLNDLTDRIRQSGLYLQDEIAAGGWRLTLGGRLDWSRTDVRGLLSDSVPVETMQFDRAFTKRIGLAHRFDNGLTPYAGYSTSFQPTSGSDAQGRPFSPSRGAQIETGLRYRPEGVEALFTASLFRAVQRNLTTADPDHPGYLAQTGETRSRGVELEARAAIGETTDLTAAYTHTDARVTRDTPAPGGTDKTGHRVASVPRHAASLWLRQRFGDGPADGLTAGIGMRYVGATDNAANSVRVPAYTLVDVSLGYELDRLGPSLDGVGLTVTATNLFDRRYFSPGFYEDSVFVGNRRAVLATLSYHW, encoded by the coding sequence CAGACCGGCCTGCAAATCCTCTACAGCCCGGACCTCGTGTCGGACCGCCGGTCGCGCGCCCTGGCGGGGCGGATGGCCCCGGCAACGGCCCTTGCCGAACTGCTGGGCGGCACCGGGCTGACCTTCGACCTGCGGGACGGTATGGCGACCATCGGCCGGCCGCCGGAGACCGCCGACGTCCTGCCCGCCCTGAGGGTGGAAGGCCGGCCGCCGCCGACCGGACGGACGGCGAGCCTCGCCAGTCCCGACCGCAGCGTCGGCCGCACCGAAACCCCGGTCGAGGATCTGCCGCAGGGGATCTCCGTCGTCACGCGCGCCGATCTCGACCGGCGCGACGTCCAGGACATCAACGGCGCGCTGGCCTACAGCGCCGGCGTGCGCCCCGTCGACTATCCCGGCGGCCAGGGCGCCATCGACGTCTACGTCCGCGGCTTCCGCCAGAGTTCCGAATCCGTCCTGATCGACGGGCTGCGCAGCGGCTACAACCCCTATGGGCTGGAGTACGAGCCCTTCGGCGTGGAGCGGGTGGAGGTGCTGAAAGGACCCGCCTCCGCCATCTACGGCGCGATGCCGCCCGGCGGCGCCATCGCCCTGACCAGCAAGCGCCCGACCGACCAGCCGCTGCACCGGCTCCAGCTCCAGGGCGGAAGCCATGACCGACGGCAGGTCACCGCCGACCTCGGCGACCGGATCGACGCCGAAGGATCGCTGCGCTACCGGCTGACCGCGCTGTCGCGGCGCAGCGGCACGCAGGTCGACCACACGCCGGACGACCGCCTCTACGTCGCCCCCGCGCTGTCCTGGTCGGCCGGCGAGGACACCGAGATCACGGTCCTCGCCAGCCTTCTCGACTTCCGCAAGATGGGGGCGGAGCAGAGCTTCCCGGCGTCGGGCACGGTGCTGGACAACCCATACGGCCGACTCGATTCCAGCCTGTTCCTGGGCTATCCGGGGGTGAGTTCCTACCGCTCGCGCACCCTCTCGGCCGGCTACGAGGTCCGCCACGCCCTGTCCGGGGACTGGACGCTGCACCACAGCCTGCGCCACAGCCGCAGCCGCGTCGGATACCGGTGGAGCTGGGCGGACTCCGGCGCGCTGGAGGCGGACCGCTATTACCGGTTCGGGCTGCAGGACCGGCCCAAGACCAGTTCCACCCTGCTGGCCGACGCCAACCTGCAGGGCAGCGTCACCACCGGGCCGCTGCGCCACAGCCTGCTGGCAGGCGTCGATCATGCCCACTACCGGGTGCATGAAACGCGGCGGAACGGCACGGTGGCCAACCCCATCGACGTCTTCGCCCCGGTCTATGGCGGCCCCTACGCCTGGGACGCGGCCCTGCTCAACGACCTGACCGACCGCATCCGCCAGAGCGGCCTCTATCTCCAGGACGAGATCGCCGCCGGGGGCTGGCGCCTGACGCTCGGCGGGCGGCTGGACTGGAGCCGCACGGACGTCCGCGGCCTGCTGTCCGACAGCGTGCCGGTGGAGACGATGCAGTTCGACCGCGCCTTCACCAAGCGCATCGGGCTTGCCCACCGCTTCGACAACGGTCTGACGCCCTACGCCGGCTATTCGACCTCCTTCCAGCCGACCAGCGGCAGCGACGCGCAGGGGCGTCCCTTCTCGCCGAGCCGCGGCGCGCAAATCGAAACCGGGCTGCGCTACCGGCCCGAGGGCGTCGAGGCGCTGTTCACCGCGTCGCTGTTCCGCGCGGTGCAGCGCAACCTCACCACCGCCGATCCGGACCATCCCGGTTATCTGGCCCAGACCGGGGAAACGCGGTCGCGCGGCGTCGAGCTGGAGGCGCGGGCGGCGATCGGCGAGACGACCGATCTGACGGCGGCCTACACCCACACCGACGCGCGGGTCACCCGCGACACCCCCGCCCCCGGCGGCACCGACAAGACCGGGCATCGGGTGGCCTCGGTCCCCCGCCACGCCGCGTCGCTCTGGCTGCGCCAGCGTTTCGGGGACGGACCGGCCGACGGCCTGACCGCCGGCATCGGGATGCGGTATGTCGGCGCGACGGACAACGCCGCGAACAGCGTGCGCGTCCCCGCCTACACGCTGGTCGATGTCAGCCTGGGCTACGAGCTGGACCGGCTCGGCCCGTCGCTCGACGGGGTCGGGCTGACCGTGACCGCGACCAACCTGTTCGACCGCCGCTATTTCTCGCCGGGCTTCTATGAGGATTCGGTCTTCGTCGGCAACCGGCGGGCGGTGCTGGCGACCCTCTCCTACCACTGGTGA
- a CDS encoding FecR domain-containing protein, translating to MPPSHPSDDDRVTEEAADWCLRLQAEEVSDADRAAFERWCREDPRHVAEFDAMRELWGLSAGLRPRVTATPAPARPVEAVRSPIVRAPKQRRWALAACVAAVLAVGWPVGWSFGLLPGTVDVFLGGDRHRVVDLPDGSTVDLNVRTTLFYAQFRDRRSVLMDHGEAYFAVAGDAARPFTVFTAAHRVRVTGTKFNVWANDGELAVTLAEGSVTVSAAAAAGEEPLRLTPGQQGRFARDSRFGSVARVDPARVLSWREGKLVFDDITLADAVPLLNPYLSQPLRLADRRVGAMRIGGVYDVADLDRVVASLPRVLPVTIAAKDGALLLSAR from the coding sequence ATGCCTCCGTCCCATCCTTCCGACGACGACCGCGTGACCGAAGAGGCGGCGGACTGGTGCCTGCGCCTGCAAGCGGAGGAGGTGAGCGACGCCGACCGGGCCGCCTTCGAGCGCTGGTGCCGGGAGGACCCGCGCCATGTCGCGGAATTCGACGCGATGCGGGAGCTTTGGGGCCTGTCCGCCGGCCTGCGGCCGCGGGTGACGGCAACCCCCGCCCCGGCACGGCCCGTTGAGGCGGTGCGCTCTCCCATTGTCCGGGCGCCGAAACAGCGGCGCTGGGCGCTGGCGGCCTGCGTCGCGGCGGTCCTCGCCGTCGGCTGGCCGGTGGGCTGGTCGTTCGGGTTGCTGCCCGGCACGGTGGACGTGTTCCTCGGCGGCGACCGGCACCGCGTGGTCGATCTGCCCGACGGCTCGACGGTGGACCTGAACGTCCGCACCACCCTGTTCTACGCCCAGTTCCGCGACCGCCGCAGCGTGCTGATGGACCATGGCGAGGCCTATTTCGCGGTGGCGGGCGACGCCGCGCGGCCCTTCACCGTCTTCACCGCCGCCCATCGGGTCCGGGTGACCGGGACGAAATTCAACGTCTGGGCCAACGACGGCGAACTGGCCGTGACGCTGGCCGAAGGGTCGGTGACGGTGAGCGCCGCCGCCGCGGCGGGGGAGGAACCGCTGCGGCTGACGCCGGGCCAGCAGGGCCGCTTCGCCCGCGACAGCCGGTTCGGCAGCGTCGCGCGCGTCGATCCGGCGCGGGTTCTGTCCTGGCGCGAGGGCAAGCTGGTGTTCGACGACATCACCCTGGCCGACGCCGTCCCGCTGCTGAACCCCTACCTGTCGCAGCCGCTGCGGCTGGCCGACCGCCGGGTCGGGGCGATGCGCATCGGCGGCGTCTACGACGTCGCCGACCTCGACCGCGTGGTGGCGTCGCTGCCGCGGGTGCTGCCGGTGACGATCGCCGCGAAGGACGGCGCGCTGCTCCTCTCCGCCCGCTGA